A single genomic interval of Dysidea avara chromosome 6, odDysAvar1.4, whole genome shotgun sequence harbors:
- the LOC136258088 gene encoding uncharacterized protein isoform X2: METTPTRPFSRSKICRDNSSDPDYAPVSKRLRTELKVAPDLPTTHLFLETEPTPTSSPAPLLEGSLSLTSTISGGVEVVNPIEEEMYGETSNSSEARVSSVESSAMELIPKDDESSRSGLSENDRSVERDGISTVPPLSHFQQLVVDKFPELKPTFLEDSHKNSILEITHRTVHYHPPAGYVNRVRMVLYVNSNGDRYCYNVQALLVSVKEGVVSTDKEFVELCNSLRHCKGFVFCPGISYQRYQDEYYSVLRFHNKQVNLTESPFLRVESKSCLRWYKLPKNATFAEQASDEVLCTHCKRLVSRLEDRKKISENVSPCRRVKRQSASSNYPIMYLSPASVKKRKENMQAERSKDKALLAKFSKLDITLDDSQHDEMCRITDELETHHKDQLEDIYQEAGGSREAIKDIWQADKERADFYKDQKKNGCGKRGNRWSLVTIRIALSVFVRSPAAYEALKSFNILHLPARSTLQAYTGCFLHEGGASWESIAKQVELFQQFKASQKAQGKLEPLADGVLIFDEVKVISRLMWNSRSQTIIGLAMNAEDQQSLHDVYELFHKDKAVEQTSYIMQFLWRDLTSSFDIVGPYFTSSENFTAKVIHACVLETIQLFQIHGFSTSLLVCDGAAPNLTVVKSTHGHSGAYNINSELSDQYEVKPYFVNPFNPPHLIHWLICPSHQLKNMINALHSSRPGGTKRFTLDDKQFGWQTIVDMFDRECQRVKNGNARMIPKLREAHIIRDSWIKLNVAPAKIMQQEQVLGELFDYTQQHQDANQVKYTMKYLEACSKIFENGLLSHDRVTDVNSAILKNIREGFKFFRSWHNSLSEAATPNQPIQPNKFLAWQTWDLLRICVYGFESFCTYFLNRYPNRFVSPLRVSGSAVESLFSQYKRSAGGKLDAINYPISRAAHLIKETVSTHHSGSGYRNQSLCTFQGDVCLKRKQYNKLQK; encoded by the exons ATGGAGACTACCCCAACGAGGCCATTTAGCCGTTCCAAGATCTGCCGCGATAATAGTAGCGATCCGGATTATGCTCCTGTCTCAAAACGGTTGCGAACGGAGCTCAAGGTTGCTCCTGATTTGCCAACCACGCACCTCTTTCTGGAAACTGAACCAACGCCAACATCCTCGCCAGCACCGCTGCTTGAAGGTTCATTATCGCTTACTAGTACCATCAGTGGTGGAGTAGAAGTGGTAAATCCAATCGAAGAAGAAATGTACGGAGAGACTTCAAACTCTAGTGAGGCACGCGTGTCTTCTGTGGAGAGCAGTGCTATGGAATTGATACCAAAAGACGATGAAAGTTCGAGGTCAGGTTTATCAGAGAATGACAGGAGTGTAGAACGTGATGGAATAAGTACTGTCCCGCCTCTAAGCCATTTCCAGCAGTTGGTTGTAGATAAGTTTCCTGAACTGAAGCCTACTTTTCTTGAAGATTCACACAAGAACAGCATTTTGGAAATTACTCACAGAACAGTACACTACCATCCACCTGCTGGATATGTAAATCGTGTAAGAATGGTCTTGTATGTGAACAGCAATGGAGATAGATATTGTTATAATGTTCAAGCTTTGCTAGTATCTGTGAAAGAGGGAGTGGTTTCTACGGATAAAGAATTTGTTGAGCTTTGCAACAGTTTACGGCATTGTAAGGGGTTTGTGTTTTGTCCAGGGATCAGCTATCAGAGATATCAAGATGAATACTATTCAGTGCTCCGTTTTCACAACAAGCAAGTTAACTTGACTGAATCTCCATTTCTGCGGGTAGAATCAAAAAGTTGCTTGCGTTGGTATAAGTTACCAAAGAATGCCACATTTGCAGAGCAAGCTTCTGATGAAGTTCTTTGTACACATTGCAAACGTCTTGTTTCACGCTTGGAGGATCGAAAAAAGATCTCAGAAAATGTCAGTCCTTGTAGGCGGGTCAAACGACAGTCTGCAAGCTCTAATTACCCAATAATGTATTTATCACCAGCTAGTGTAAAGAAACGGAAGGAAAATATGCAAGCAGAAAGATCCAAAGACAAGGCATTGTTAGCCAAATTTTCAAAGCTAGATATCACCTTGGATGATTCTCAGCATGATGAAATGTGTAGAATTACAGATGAATTGGAAACCCACCACAAGGATCAGCTGGAGGACATCTACCAGGAGGCTGGTGGTTCTAGAGAAGCTATTAAAGATATTTGGCAGGCAGACAAAGAACGAGCTGACTTTTACAAGGATCAGAAGAAAAATG GTTGTGGGAAGCGAGGGAACCGATGGAGTCTGGTTACTATTCGCATTG CTCTTTCTGTGTTTGTAAGAAGTCCTGCGGCATACGAGGCTTTGAAAAGCTTTAATATTCTTCACTTGCCTGCAAGAAGCACTTTGCAAGCATACACTGGATGTTTTCTTCATGAAGGAGGTGCATCATGGGAAAGCATAGCCAAGCAAGTTGAACTATTTCAACAATTTAAAGCATCGCAGAAGGCTCAAGGAAAATTGGAACCCCTTGCTGACGGTGTCCTGATTTTCGATGAAGTAAAGGTCATTTCACGCTTAATGTGGAACTCAAGAAGCCAGACTATCATAGGCCTGGCAATGAATGCTGAGGACCAGCagtctctacatgatgtgtACGAGCTGTTCCACAAGGACAAAGCTGTTGAGCAAACAAGCTACATCATGCAGTTCTTGTGGCGTGACTTGACCTCATCTTTTGATATAGTTGGACCCTACTTCACCAGCTCAGAAAATTTTACTGCTAAagtcatacatgcatgtgtacttgAGACCATTCAATTATTTCAG ATACATGGATTTTCTACCAGCTTACTTGTATGTGACGGAGCAGCACCCAACCTGACTGTGGTGAAGTCGACACATGGCCATTCTGGGGCATACAATATCAACAGTGAATTAAGTGACCAGTACGAGGTTAAACCATATTTTGTTAACCCTTTTAATCCTCCCCATTTAATTCACTGGTTGATTTGCCCAAGTCACCAG CTGAAGAACATGATCAACGCTCTCCACTCATCTCGTCCAGGTGGAACAAAACGTTTCACCTTGGATGATAAGCAGTTTGGTTGGCAAACAATAGTGGACATGTTTGACAGGGAATGTCAACGTGTAAAGAATGGTAATGCACGTATGATACCAAAGTTGCGTGAAGCACACATCATCCGTGACTCATGGATCAAGTTGAATGTAGCACCAGCAAAAATTATGCAG CAGGAGCAAGTACTTGGTGAACTGTTTGACTACACTCAACAACATCAAGATGCTAATCAAGTGAAGTACACTATGAAGTACCTTGAGGCATGCAGCAAGATTTTTGAGAATGGTCTGCTAAGTCATGATCGTGTTACCGATGTCAATTCAGCAATTCTTAAAAACATTAGAGAAGGGTTCAAGTTTTTTCGCAGCTGGCACAACTCCCTATCTGAAGCCG CCACTCCGAATCAGCCAATACAGCCTAACAAATTTCTGGCATGGCAAA catgggATTTACTGAGAATTTGTGTTTATGGATTTGAGTCTTTCTGCACCTATTTTTTAAACCGATATCCTAACCGATTTGTTAGTCCTCTACGAGTATCTGGCAGTGCAGTGGAATCTTTATTTAGCCAGTACAAGAGATCAGCAGGTGGCAAGCTGGATGCCATTAACTACCCGATTTCAAGAGCAGCCCATCTGATCAAGGAGACTGTATCTACCCATCATTCTGGTTCAGGATATAGGAACCAGTCTCTATGTACTTTTCAGGGAGATGTCTGcctgaaaaggaaacagtacaaCAAATTACAGAAgtaa
- the LOC136258088 gene encoding uncharacterized protein isoform X1, with product METTPTRPFSRSKICRDNSSDPDYAPVSKRLRTELKVAPDLPTTHLFLETEPTPTSSPAPLLEGSLSLTSTISGGVEVVNPIEEEMYGETSNSSEARVSSVESSAMELIPKDDESSRSGLSENDRSVERDGISTVPPLSHFQQLVVDKFPELKPTFLEDSHKNSILEITHRTVHYHPPAGYVNRVRMVLYVNSNGDRYCYNVQALLVSVKEGVVSTDKEFVELCNSLRHCKGFVFCPGISYQRYQDEYYSVLRFHNKQVNLTESPFLRVESKSCLRWYKLPKNATFAEQASDEVLCTHCKRLVSRLEDRKKISENVSPCRRVKRQSASSNYPIMYLSPASVKKRKENMQAERSKDKALLAKFSKLDITLDDSQHDEMCRITDELETHHKDQLEDIYQEAGGSREAIKDIWQADKERADFYKDQKKNGCGKRGNRWSLVTIRIALSVFVRSPAAYEALKSFNILHLPARSTLQAYTGCFLHEGGASWESIAKQVELFQQFKASQKAQGKLEPLADGVLIFDEVKVISRLMWNSRSQTIIGLAMNAEDQQSLHDVYELFHKDKAVEQTSYIMQFLWRDLTSSFDIVGPYFTSSENFTAKVIHACVLETIQLFQIHGFSTSLLVCDGAAPNLTVVKSTHGHSGAYNINSELSDQYEVKPYFVNPFNPPHLIHWLICPSHQLKNMINALHSSRPGGTKRFTLDDKQFGWQTIVDMFDRECQRVKNGNARMIPKLREAHIIRDSWIKLNVAPAKIMQQEQVLGELFDYTQQHQDANQVKYTMKYLEACSKIFENGLLSHDRVTDVNSAILKNIREGFKFFRSWHNSLSEAGKYLTTIFCTYFTMSCLLATPNQPIQPNKFLAWQTWDLLRICVYGFESFCTYFLNRYPNRFVSPLRVSGSAVESLFSQYKRSAGGKLDAINYPISRAAHLIKETVSTHHSGSGYRNQSLCTFQGDVCLKRKQYNKLQK from the exons ATGGAGACTACCCCAACGAGGCCATTTAGCCGTTCCAAGATCTGCCGCGATAATAGTAGCGATCCGGATTATGCTCCTGTCTCAAAACGGTTGCGAACGGAGCTCAAGGTTGCTCCTGATTTGCCAACCACGCACCTCTTTCTGGAAACTGAACCAACGCCAACATCCTCGCCAGCACCGCTGCTTGAAGGTTCATTATCGCTTACTAGTACCATCAGTGGTGGAGTAGAAGTGGTAAATCCAATCGAAGAAGAAATGTACGGAGAGACTTCAAACTCTAGTGAGGCACGCGTGTCTTCTGTGGAGAGCAGTGCTATGGAATTGATACCAAAAGACGATGAAAGTTCGAGGTCAGGTTTATCAGAGAATGACAGGAGTGTAGAACGTGATGGAATAAGTACTGTCCCGCCTCTAAGCCATTTCCAGCAGTTGGTTGTAGATAAGTTTCCTGAACTGAAGCCTACTTTTCTTGAAGATTCACACAAGAACAGCATTTTGGAAATTACTCACAGAACAGTACACTACCATCCACCTGCTGGATATGTAAATCGTGTAAGAATGGTCTTGTATGTGAACAGCAATGGAGATAGATATTGTTATAATGTTCAAGCTTTGCTAGTATCTGTGAAAGAGGGAGTGGTTTCTACGGATAAAGAATTTGTTGAGCTTTGCAACAGTTTACGGCATTGTAAGGGGTTTGTGTTTTGTCCAGGGATCAGCTATCAGAGATATCAAGATGAATACTATTCAGTGCTCCGTTTTCACAACAAGCAAGTTAACTTGACTGAATCTCCATTTCTGCGGGTAGAATCAAAAAGTTGCTTGCGTTGGTATAAGTTACCAAAGAATGCCACATTTGCAGAGCAAGCTTCTGATGAAGTTCTTTGTACACATTGCAAACGTCTTGTTTCACGCTTGGAGGATCGAAAAAAGATCTCAGAAAATGTCAGTCCTTGTAGGCGGGTCAAACGACAGTCTGCAAGCTCTAATTACCCAATAATGTATTTATCACCAGCTAGTGTAAAGAAACGGAAGGAAAATATGCAAGCAGAAAGATCCAAAGACAAGGCATTGTTAGCCAAATTTTCAAAGCTAGATATCACCTTGGATGATTCTCAGCATGATGAAATGTGTAGAATTACAGATGAATTGGAAACCCACCACAAGGATCAGCTGGAGGACATCTACCAGGAGGCTGGTGGTTCTAGAGAAGCTATTAAAGATATTTGGCAGGCAGACAAAGAACGAGCTGACTTTTACAAGGATCAGAAGAAAAATG GTTGTGGGAAGCGAGGGAACCGATGGAGTCTGGTTACTATTCGCATTG CTCTTTCTGTGTTTGTAAGAAGTCCTGCGGCATACGAGGCTTTGAAAAGCTTTAATATTCTTCACTTGCCTGCAAGAAGCACTTTGCAAGCATACACTGGATGTTTTCTTCATGAAGGAGGTGCATCATGGGAAAGCATAGCCAAGCAAGTTGAACTATTTCAACAATTTAAAGCATCGCAGAAGGCTCAAGGAAAATTGGAACCCCTTGCTGACGGTGTCCTGATTTTCGATGAAGTAAAGGTCATTTCACGCTTAATGTGGAACTCAAGAAGCCAGACTATCATAGGCCTGGCAATGAATGCTGAGGACCAGCagtctctacatgatgtgtACGAGCTGTTCCACAAGGACAAAGCTGTTGAGCAAACAAGCTACATCATGCAGTTCTTGTGGCGTGACTTGACCTCATCTTTTGATATAGTTGGACCCTACTTCACCAGCTCAGAAAATTTTACTGCTAAagtcatacatgcatgtgtacttgAGACCATTCAATTATTTCAG ATACATGGATTTTCTACCAGCTTACTTGTATGTGACGGAGCAGCACCCAACCTGACTGTGGTGAAGTCGACACATGGCCATTCTGGGGCATACAATATCAACAGTGAATTAAGTGACCAGTACGAGGTTAAACCATATTTTGTTAACCCTTTTAATCCTCCCCATTTAATTCACTGGTTGATTTGCCCAAGTCACCAG CTGAAGAACATGATCAACGCTCTCCACTCATCTCGTCCAGGTGGAACAAAACGTTTCACCTTGGATGATAAGCAGTTTGGTTGGCAAACAATAGTGGACATGTTTGACAGGGAATGTCAACGTGTAAAGAATGGTAATGCACGTATGATACCAAAGTTGCGTGAAGCACACATCATCCGTGACTCATGGATCAAGTTGAATGTAGCACCAGCAAAAATTATGCAG CAGGAGCAAGTACTTGGTGAACTGTTTGACTACACTCAACAACATCAAGATGCTAATCAAGTGAAGTACACTATGAAGTACCTTGAGGCATGCAGCAAGATTTTTGAGAATGGTCTGCTAAGTCATGATCGTGTTACCGATGTCAATTCAGCAATTCTTAAAAACATTAGAGAAGGGTTCAAGTTTTTTCGCAGCTGGCACAACTCCCTATCTGAAGCCGGTAAATACCTAACAACTATCTTTTGTACTTATTTTACAATGTCATGTTTACTAGCCACTCCGAATCAGCCAATACAGCCTAACAAATTTCTGGCATGGCAAA catgggATTTACTGAGAATTTGTGTTTATGGATTTGAGTCTTTCTGCACCTATTTTTTAAACCGATATCCTAACCGATTTGTTAGTCCTCTACGAGTATCTGGCAGTGCAGTGGAATCTTTATTTAGCCAGTACAAGAGATCAGCAGGTGGCAAGCTGGATGCCATTAACTACCCGATTTCAAGAGCAGCCCATCTGATCAAGGAGACTGTATCTACCCATCATTCTGGTTCAGGATATAGGAACCAGTCTCTATGTACTTTTCAGGGAGATGTCTGcctgaaaaggaaacagtacaaCAAATTACAGAAgtaa